From the Apis cerana isolate GH-2021 linkage group LG3, AcerK_1.0, whole genome shotgun sequence genome, one window contains:
- the LOC107997105 gene encoding folylpolyglutamate synthase, mitochondrial isoform X1: MEQFNNFNNNPYDDNSYEAAIKKLYGLQSNSTYLKLATKNNSQTSDYKLLDTIKYLVRSGITLEKLDTLSVIHVGGTKGKGSTCAYTEAILREHGFKTGFFSSPHLISVRERIRLNGQPISEMHFTQNFWKIYKKLEDTREYESDMPAYFNFLTILMFNVFLDEHVDVAIIEVGIGGLYDCTNIVRNPVCVGITSLGLDHTSLLGNSLEDIAYQKSGIFKSGTIAFSVPQLPQAMYVLEKRAIEKNCKLHIIPTFDEYKWENISPTLQIINKVQQQNASLAIQMAIEWIQSKTDKISNVLHNSINNNIYCKYKESSQIIVSMDKVAIGLSCCKWPGRMQVLKSSIGDFFLDGAHTIESIKCCISWFNDISNKNRGKRFLIFNTSGNRDPIKLLILLKSLYFHKVYFVPNFAGIKSLDDEVNCSLIDEQKIKCEMNSKIWGTNSVIVNSVFEVLQDIKNNSEQNQIFEKNQILVTGSLHLIGTVLTILDPNLTMNTQF, translated from the exons atggaacaatttaacaattttaataacaatcctTATGATGATAATTCATATgag gcagctataaaaaaattatatggttTACAAAGTAATAGTACATATTTAAAGTTagcaacaaaaaataattcacaaacaagtgattataaattacttgatacaataaaatatttagttcg GTCTGGTATTACACTTGAAAAGTTAGATACTTTATCAGTAATACATGTAGGAGGTACAAAAGGAAAAGGTTCTACTTGTGCATACACAGAAGCTATTTTACGTGAACATGGTTTTAAAACAGGATTCTTTAGTTCTCCACATTTAATTAGTGTAAGAGAACGTATAAGATTAAATGGACAACCAATAAGTGAAATGCATTTTActcaaaatttttggaaaatatataaaaaattagaagatacAAGAGAATATGAATCTGATATGCctgcatattttaattttttaacaattcttaTGTTCAATGTATTTTTAGATGAACATGTTGATGTTGCTATAATTGAAGTAGGTATTGGAGGTTTATATGATTGTACAAATATTGTAAGAAATCCTGTCTGTGTAGGTATAACTAGTTTAGGATTAGATCATACTTCTCTTTTAGGTAATTCTCTTGAAGATATAGCTTATCAAAAAtctggaatttttaaatcaggAACTATTGCATTTTCTGTTCCACAATTACCTCAAGCAATGTATGTATTAGAAAAAAGagcaattgaaaaaaactgTAAGTTACATATTATACCAACTTTTGATGAATATAAGTGGGAAAATATTTCACCTactttgcaaataataaataaagttcaaCAACAAAATGCATCTCTAGCTATTCAAATGGCTATTGAATGGATACAATCTAAaactgataaaatttcaaatgttttgcataattctataaataataatatatattgtaaatataaagaaagttCTCAAATAATTGTATCTATGGATAAGGTGGCAATAGGTTTATCTTGTTGCAAATGGCCAGGTCGTATGCAAGTTTTAAAAAGTAGTATTGGTGACTTTTTTTTAGATGGTGCTCATACAATTGAAAGTATTAAATGTTGTATTTCTTGGTTCAatgatataagtaataaaaacagaggaaaaagatttcttatttttaacacATCTGGTAATCGAGatccaattaaattattaatattattaaaatctttatattttcataaagtatattttgtaCCAAATTTTGCAGGAATTAAAAGTTTAGATGATGAAGTAAATTGTTCCTTAATAGAtgagcaaaaaataaaatgtgaaatgaattctaaaatatGGGGAACAAATTCAGTAATTGTAAATAGTGTTTTTGAAGTTttacaagatataaaaaataattcagaacAAAAtcagatatttgaaaaaaaccaAATATTAGTAACAGGATCCTTACATTTAATAGGCACAGTTCTTACTATTTTAGATCCAAATTTGACAATGAAtacacaattttaa
- the LOC107997105 gene encoding folylpolyglutamate synthase, mitochondrial isoform X2, producing MRNIFIKRYVCSTSYEAAIKKLYGLQSNSTYLKLATKNNSQTSDYKLLDTIKYLVRSGITLEKLDTLSVIHVGGTKGKGSTCAYTEAILREHGFKTGFFSSPHLISVRERIRLNGQPISEMHFTQNFWKIYKKLEDTREYESDMPAYFNFLTILMFNVFLDEHVDVAIIEVGIGGLYDCTNIVRNPVCVGITSLGLDHTSLLGNSLEDIAYQKSGIFKSGTIAFSVPQLPQAMYVLEKRAIEKNCKLHIIPTFDEYKWENISPTLQIINKVQQQNASLAIQMAIEWIQSKTDKISNVLHNSINNNIYCKYKESSQIIVSMDKVAIGLSCCKWPGRMQVLKSSIGDFFLDGAHTIESIKCCISWFNDISNKNRGKRFLIFNTSGNRDPIKLLILLKSLYFHKVYFVPNFAGIKSLDDEVNCSLIDEQKIKCEMNSKIWGTNSVIVNSVFEVLQDIKNNSEQNQIFEKNQILVTGSLHLIGTVLTILDPNLTMNTQF from the exons atgcgaaatatatttatcaaacgtTATGTTTGCAGTACAAGTTATgag gcagctataaaaaaattatatggttTACAAAGTAATAGTACATATTTAAAGTTagcaacaaaaaataattcacaaacaagtgattataaattacttgatacaataaaatatttagttcg GTCTGGTATTACACTTGAAAAGTTAGATACTTTATCAGTAATACATGTAGGAGGTACAAAAGGAAAAGGTTCTACTTGTGCATACACAGAAGCTATTTTACGTGAACATGGTTTTAAAACAGGATTCTTTAGTTCTCCACATTTAATTAGTGTAAGAGAACGTATAAGATTAAATGGACAACCAATAAGTGAAATGCATTTTActcaaaatttttggaaaatatataaaaaattagaagatacAAGAGAATATGAATCTGATATGCctgcatattttaattttttaacaattcttaTGTTCAATGTATTTTTAGATGAACATGTTGATGTTGCTATAATTGAAGTAGGTATTGGAGGTTTATATGATTGTACAAATATTGTAAGAAATCCTGTCTGTGTAGGTATAACTAGTTTAGGATTAGATCATACTTCTCTTTTAGGTAATTCTCTTGAAGATATAGCTTATCAAAAAtctggaatttttaaatcaggAACTATTGCATTTTCTGTTCCACAATTACCTCAAGCAATGTATGTATTAGAAAAAAGagcaattgaaaaaaactgTAAGTTACATATTATACCAACTTTTGATGAATATAAGTGGGAAAATATTTCACCTactttgcaaataataaataaagttcaaCAACAAAATGCATCTCTAGCTATTCAAATGGCTATTGAATGGATACAATCTAAaactgataaaatttcaaatgttttgcataattctataaataataatatatattgtaaatataaagaaagttCTCAAATAATTGTATCTATGGATAAGGTGGCAATAGGTTTATCTTGTTGCAAATGGCCAGGTCGTATGCAAGTTTTAAAAAGTAGTATTGGTGACTTTTTTTTAGATGGTGCTCATACAATTGAAAGTATTAAATGTTGTATTTCTTGGTTCAatgatataagtaataaaaacagaggaaaaagatttcttatttttaacacATCTGGTAATCGAGatccaattaaattattaatattattaaaatctttatattttcataaagtatattttgtaCCAAATTTTGCAGGAATTAAAAGTTTAGATGATGAAGTAAATTGTTCCTTAATAGAtgagcaaaaaataaaatgtgaaatgaattctaaaatatGGGGAACAAATTCAGTAATTGTAAATAGTGTTTTTGAAGTTttacaagatataaaaaataattcagaacAAAAtcagatatttgaaaaaaaccaAATATTAGTAACAGGATCCTTACATTTAATAGGCACAGTTCTTACTATTTTAGATCCAAATTTGACAATGAAtacacaattttaa
- the LOC107997105 gene encoding folylpolyglutamate synthase, mitochondrial isoform X4: MRNIFIKRYVCSTSYEAAIKKLYGLQSNSTYLKLATKNNSQTSDYKLLDTIKYLVRSGITLEKLDTLSVIHVGGTKGKGSTCAYTEAILREHGFKTGFFSSPHLISVRERIRLNGQPISEMHFTQNFWKIYKKLEDTREYESDMPAYFNFLTILMFNVFLDEHVDVAIIEVGIGGLYDCTNIVRNPVCVGITSLGLDHTSLLGNSLEDIAYQKSGIFKSGTIAFSVPQLPQAMYVLEKRAIEKNCKLHIIPTFDEYKWENISPTLQIINKVQQQNASLAIQMAIEWIQSKTDKISNVLHNSINNNIYCKYKESSQIIVSMDKVAIGLSCCKWPGRMQVLKSSIGDFFLDGAHTIESIKCCISWFNDISNKNRGKRFLIFNTSGIKSLDDEVNCSLIDEQKIKCEMNSKIWGTNSVIVNSVFEVLQDIKNNSEQNQIFEKNQILVTGSLHLIGTVLTILDPNLTMNTQF; encoded by the exons atgcgaaatatatttatcaaacgtTATGTTTGCAGTACAAGTTATgag gcagctataaaaaaattatatggttTACAAAGTAATAGTACATATTTAAAGTTagcaacaaaaaataattcacaaacaagtgattataaattacttgatacaataaaatatttagttcg GTCTGGTATTACACTTGAAAAGTTAGATACTTTATCAGTAATACATGTAGGAGGTACAAAAGGAAAAGGTTCTACTTGTGCATACACAGAAGCTATTTTACGTGAACATGGTTTTAAAACAGGATTCTTTAGTTCTCCACATTTAATTAGTGTAAGAGAACGTATAAGATTAAATGGACAACCAATAAGTGAAATGCATTTTActcaaaatttttggaaaatatataaaaaattagaagatacAAGAGAATATGAATCTGATATGCctgcatattttaattttttaacaattcttaTGTTCAATGTATTTTTAGATGAACATGTTGATGTTGCTATAATTGAAGTAGGTATTGGAGGTTTATATGATTGTACAAATATTGTAAGAAATCCTGTCTGTGTAGGTATAACTAGTTTAGGATTAGATCATACTTCTCTTTTAGGTAATTCTCTTGAAGATATAGCTTATCAAAAAtctggaatttttaaatcaggAACTATTGCATTTTCTGTTCCACAATTACCTCAAGCAATGTATGTATTAGAAAAAAGagcaattgaaaaaaactgTAAGTTACATATTATACCAACTTTTGATGAATATAAGTGGGAAAATATTTCACCTactttgcaaataataaataaagttcaaCAACAAAATGCATCTCTAGCTATTCAAATGGCTATTGAATGGATACAATCTAAaactgataaaatttcaaatgttttgcataattctataaataataatatatattgtaaatataaagaaagttCTCAAATAATTGTATCTATGGATAAGGTGGCAATAGGTTTATCTTGTTGCAAATGGCCAGGTCGTATGCAAGTTTTAAAAAGTAGTATTGGTGACTTTTTTTTAGATGGTGCTCATACAATTGAAAGTATTAAATGTTGTATTTCTTGGTTCAatgatataagtaataaaaacagaggaaaaagatttcttatttttaacacATCTG GAATTAAAAGTTTAGATGATGAAGTAAATTGTTCCTTAATAGAtgagcaaaaaataaaatgtgaaatgaattctaaaatatGGGGAACAAATTCAGTAATTGTAAATAGTGTTTTTGAAGTTttacaagatataaaaaataattcagaacAAAAtcagatatttgaaaaaaaccaAATATTAGTAACAGGATCCTTACATTTAATAGGCACAGTTCTTACTATTTTAGATCCAAATTTGACAATGAAtacacaattttaa
- the LOC107997105 gene encoding folylpolyglutamate synthase, mitochondrial isoform X3: MEQFNNFNNNPYDDNSYEAAIKKLYGLQSNSTYLKLATKNNSQTSDYKLLDTIKYLVRSGITLEKLDTLSVIHVGGTKGKGSTCAYTEAILREHGFKTGFFSSPHLISVRERIRLNGQPISEMHFTQNFWKIYKKLEDTREYESDMPAYFNFLTILMFNVFLDEHVDVAIIEVGIGGLYDCTNIVRNPVCVGITSLGLDHTSLLGNSLEDIAYQKSGIFKSGTIAFSVPQLPQAMYVLEKRAIEKNCKLHIIPTFDEYKWENISPTLQIINKVQQQNASLAIQMAIEWIQSKTDKISNVLHNSINNNIYCKYKESSQIIVSMDKVAIGLSCCKWPGRMQVLKSSIGDFFLDGAHTIESIKCCISWFNDISNKNRGKRFLIFNTSGIKSLDDEVNCSLIDEQKIKCEMNSKIWGTNSVIVNSVFEVLQDIKNNSEQNQIFEKNQILVTGSLHLIGTVLTILDPNLTMNTQF, from the exons atggaacaatttaacaattttaataacaatcctTATGATGATAATTCATATgag gcagctataaaaaaattatatggttTACAAAGTAATAGTACATATTTAAAGTTagcaacaaaaaataattcacaaacaagtgattataaattacttgatacaataaaatatttagttcg GTCTGGTATTACACTTGAAAAGTTAGATACTTTATCAGTAATACATGTAGGAGGTACAAAAGGAAAAGGTTCTACTTGTGCATACACAGAAGCTATTTTACGTGAACATGGTTTTAAAACAGGATTCTTTAGTTCTCCACATTTAATTAGTGTAAGAGAACGTATAAGATTAAATGGACAACCAATAAGTGAAATGCATTTTActcaaaatttttggaaaatatataaaaaattagaagatacAAGAGAATATGAATCTGATATGCctgcatattttaattttttaacaattcttaTGTTCAATGTATTTTTAGATGAACATGTTGATGTTGCTATAATTGAAGTAGGTATTGGAGGTTTATATGATTGTACAAATATTGTAAGAAATCCTGTCTGTGTAGGTATAACTAGTTTAGGATTAGATCATACTTCTCTTTTAGGTAATTCTCTTGAAGATATAGCTTATCAAAAAtctggaatttttaaatcaggAACTATTGCATTTTCTGTTCCACAATTACCTCAAGCAATGTATGTATTAGAAAAAAGagcaattgaaaaaaactgTAAGTTACATATTATACCAACTTTTGATGAATATAAGTGGGAAAATATTTCACCTactttgcaaataataaataaagttcaaCAACAAAATGCATCTCTAGCTATTCAAATGGCTATTGAATGGATACAATCTAAaactgataaaatttcaaatgttttgcataattctataaataataatatatattgtaaatataaagaaagttCTCAAATAATTGTATCTATGGATAAGGTGGCAATAGGTTTATCTTGTTGCAAATGGCCAGGTCGTATGCAAGTTTTAAAAAGTAGTATTGGTGACTTTTTTTTAGATGGTGCTCATACAATTGAAAGTATTAAATGTTGTATTTCTTGGTTCAatgatataagtaataaaaacagaggaaaaagatttcttatttttaacacATCTG GAATTAAAAGTTTAGATGATGAAGTAAATTGTTCCTTAATAGAtgagcaaaaaataaaatgtgaaatgaattctaaaatatGGGGAACAAATTCAGTAATTGTAAATAGTGTTTTTGAAGTTttacaagatataaaaaataattcagaacAAAAtcagatatttgaaaaaaaccaAATATTAGTAACAGGATCCTTACATTTAATAGGCACAGTTCTTACTATTTTAGATCCAAATTTGACAATGAAtacacaattttaa